The Zingiber officinale cultivar Zhangliang chromosome 10A, Zo_v1.1, whole genome shotgun sequence genome contains a region encoding:
- the LOC122026460 gene encoding protein FAR1-RELATED SEQUENCE 4-like → MEGESTSCRRLNFEGNEDMLEVDFDDIDKGLNIETDLDIPQLGLEFETEEDAFQFYLTYAKKVGFGVRRGRIHKDESGKLLDRVFIVVPKVKEEKKNEIFMSKASRDETRFGCAAKMKICNRKKSKFTVVQFVKEHNHYLSSPNKTHLYRSHRNISSSAAIQIEMASDVGIPPKSSHDLMVRQMRADYANFGDVVCFDTTYRKNNEGRPIALFVGVNHHKQSILFGAALLYDETSLTFKWLFDTLTRAMGEKKLTTILTDQDAAMAKALASRWPETHHRLCIWHIYQNAAIHLNGVFSMFRDFAKDFASCIYDFDEEEDFVSAWNMMLAKYALEDNDWLRRMYNIKEKWALVYGRKMFCADMTTTQRSESMNSIVKKYVTYKHKFLDFFSHFQRLLDDRRYEELKADFKSNTTVPYLMFPIEILNHASEIYTPEVYKCFQQEWYLSHDSNLEICEDVDTFAKYKVTPHKKKNHHIVTLDKKCEKIECSCRKFEFAGILCSHILKIFTWNNIMKIPSDYVLKRWTRKAKIGYFGVNDSMANNASLDPKVLQNMRYKELCGLNVQLVTKAAQRDDTYMFVKDAMLSLCKIVDDKLQVNESNVQQLNVSQASREFDYGEGTSTGVKGIKMKKKTVSGKRLKGGLEKLSRKRKATRKTNQASTIGVDQSISTVGSIQCDQIIHQPINSVPTIGSSVGSFNMTETQFPPLLASQLSQLQLFRLPLLFRLPNSLQLFTVIGSKYFRQVSFLSRSDYLHSFPSFELISAKLHLHHIVLFDDQIDETEKEQLIGTYFGYLLGMAENCLLALKAKPQSYNQGHNDVSRVLMESIRQKLKSKKTDNDTRSRRMMARRKEEVEDGAGGSQMRGR, encoded by the exons ATGGAGGGTGAATCTACAAGTTGTCGTCGTTTGAATTTTGAAGGAAATGAGGATATGTTGGAAGTTGActttgatgatattgataaag GCTTGAACATTGAAACCGATTTGGATATACCACAACTAGGATTGGAATTTGAGACAGAAGAAGATGCATTTCAATTTTATTTGACATATGCTAAAAAGGTTGGATTTGGTGTAAGAAGAGGTAGAATCCACAAGGATGAATCGGGTAAATTACTTGATAGGGTCTTTATTGTTGTGCCCAAggtaaaagaggaaaagaaaaacgaGATCTTTATGTCAAAAGCAAGTCGTGATGAAACAAGGTTTGGTTGTGCGGCTAAAATGAAGATTTGTAATCGGAAAAAAAGCAAGTTTACTGTGGTACAGtttgttaaagagcataatcattatctcTCAAGTCCAAACAAAACGCACCTCTACAGAAGTCATAGGAATATATCTTCTTCTGCAGCGATACAGATTGAGATGGCAAGTGATGTGGGAATCCCCCCAAAATcatctcatgatcttatggtgaGGCAA ATGAGAGCTGATTATGCAAATTTTGGAGATGTTGTTTGCTTTGACACAACCTACAGAAAGAATAATGAAGGTCGACCAATTGCATTGTTTGTAGGTGTTAATCATCATAAACAATCCATACTATTTGGTGCcgctttattatatgatgaaaccAGTTTGACTTTTAAGTGGTTATTTGATACATTAACTAGAGCTATGGGTGAGAAAAAGCTAACTACTATTCTTACAGATCAAGATGCAGCAATGGCAAAGGCGTTAGCTTCCAGATGGCCTGAAACACATCATCGTTTGTGCATTTGGCATATTTAtcaaaatgctgccatacatttgaatGGAGTTTTTTCTATGTTTAGAGATTTTGCTAAAGATTTTGCCTCatgtatatatgattttgatgaagaggaagattttgTTTCAGCATGGAACATGATGTTAGCCAAGTATGCACTTGAAGATAATGATTGGTTGAGACGCATGTACAACATCAAGGAAAAATGGGCTTTAGTATATGGACGAAAAATGTTTTGTGCAGATatgactacaacccaaagaagtgagagcatgaatagTATTGTGAAAAAATATGTCACTTATAAACACAAGTTTTTAGACTTTTTCAGTCACTTCCAAAGGCTTCTTGATGATCGTCGATATGAGGAATTAAAAGCTGATTTCAAATCGAATACAACTGTTCCCTATTTAATGTTTCCaattgagattttaaaccatgctaGTGAAATTTATACTCCTGAGGTATACAAGTGTTTTCAACAGGAGTGGTACTTATCTCATGATTCTAATCTTGAAATTTGTGAGGATGTTGATACATTTGCAAAATATAAAGTTACTCCTCACAAAAAGAAAAACCATCATATAGTTACACTTGATAAGAAGTGTGAAAAGATTGAGTGTAGCTGTAGAAAATTTGAATTTGCTGGGATTTTGTGTTCTCATATTCTGAAAATATTTACGTGGAATAATATCATGAAGATCCCAAGTGATTATGTATTGAAAAGGTGGACAAGAAAAGCAAAAATTGGATATTTTGGGGTAAATGATTCAATGGCCAACAAtgctagtttggatccaaaagTACTTCAAAACATGCGTTACAAAGAGTTGTGTGGGTTGAATGTTCAATTGGTTACCAAGGCAGCACAAAGGGATGACACCTACATGTTTGTTAAAGATGCTATGTTGAGCTTGTGTAAGATAGTGGATGATAAATTACAAGTTAATGAATCAAATGTCCAACAATTAAATGTGAGCCAAGCATCCAGGGAATTTGATTATGGTGAAGGGACCTCTACTGGAGTAAAAGGgattaaaatgaagaaaaaaacggTGTCAGGTAAGAGGTTGAAAGGTGGGTTAGAGAAGCtttcaaggaaaagaaaagcaacgaggaaaacaaaccaagcttCAACAATT GGTGTAGATCAAAGTATTTCCACCGTGGGCAGCATACAATGTGACCAGATCATTCACCAA ccTATAAATTCTGTGCCAACAATTGGTAGCTCTGTTGGTAGTTTCAATATGACTGAGACTCAATTTCCACCATTATTGGCATCACAACTTTCTCAG TTACAGTTGTTTCGGCTTCCTTTATTGTTTCGGCTTCCTAATAGTTTACAGTTGTTTACTGTTATAG GTTCCAAATACTTTAG GCAAGTATCATTTTTATCTCGTTCTGATTACCTTCACAGCTTCCCCTCTTTTGAGTTGATTTCTGCCAAACTTCATTTGCACCATATTGTTCTTTTTGATGATCAGATTGATGAGACTGAGAAGGAACAACTTATTGGGACTTATTTTGGCTATCTTCTGGGCATGGCTGAG AATTGTTTGCTGGCCCTCAAAGCAAAACCACAGTCTTATAATCAGGGGCATAACGATGTTTCTCGCGTTTTAATGGAGAGCATCCGTCAGAAGCTAAAGAGCAAGAAGACTGACAATGATACCAGATCCCGGCGGATGATGGCGAGACGAAAGGAAGAAGTGGAAGATGGCGCCGGCGGATCGCAGATGCGGGGACGATGA